CACGGTTGACGGTTACTACCGCTACGTCTTCGCGGGCACCGCCACCACCGCCGCAGCGACGGCGCCCGGCGACTTCGTCGACGTCAGGTAAGCAGTTCGGTAGCACCGCGAGTCTTTGCTGGTGAGCGGTGGTTGCTCGCTGTGATCCGGATGCCGGCACCGCGGAGCCGTGGCATCCCTTTGCCATGGGCCGCCTGAGCGAGGGTGTTGTCAACCGCCAGCTCGGCCACCGTCTGGTGATCGGGATCCGTCGCTACTCGAGCTCATCGGCCGTGTAGTAACCGTCCCGGATCAGAACCTCATAGTTGGTCTTGTCGAGGCTCTGCGGCTGCAGCAAGTAGGCGGGCACGTCCTTGACGCCGTTGTCGTAGTCGCGTCTGTTGTTGACCTGCGGCAGCCTGCCCTTGAGTAGGTCGTCGACCATCTCTGCCGCGGCGTCGGCGAGTTCGCGGACGTCCTTGTAGACGGTCTCCGACTGCTGACCCGCGATGATCGACTTCACCGAGGCAGGCTCGGCGTCCTGACCGGTGATGACCGGGAGCCCGCTGCCGGAGCCGTAGCCGTCCGACTTCAGCGCGGACAGGACGCCCCTGGAGATGCCGTCGTACGGCGACAGGACCGCGTCGACCTTCCTGCTGCGGTACCACGTGGCGAGGATGCCACTCATGCGCTTTTCCGCGGTGGGCCCGTCCCAGCGCAAGGTGGTGATCTGGCTGAGCTTGGTCTGACCCGACGGGACGACCAACTGCTTGCTGTCCAGGAACGGCTGCAAGAGCGCCATCGCACCCTCGAAGAAGTATTTGGTGTTGTTGTCGTCGGGGGAACCGGCGAACAGCTCGATGTTGAACGGGCCCTTGCCGTCCTCCAGTCCGAGCTTCTTGATGATGTGGTTAGCCTGCATCCGGCCGACCATCTCGTTGTCGAAGGAGACGTAGTAGTCGACGTTCTTGGTGCCGAGGATGAGCCGGTCGTAGGAGATCACCGGAATGTGCGCAGCGGCGGCCTGTTGAAGCACGCCGTTCAGCGACTTGGCGTCGATGGCCGCGATGATCAGTACGTCGACGCGCTGCTTGATCAGGTTCTCGATCTGGGAGACCTGGGCTTTCGGGTCGTCGTCGCCGTAGACCAGCTTGGCCTTGTACCCCTGGCCCTTCAGGTCCTTGACGATGCTCCGGCCGTCGGTGAGCCAGCGGTCGGAGGACCGGGTCGGCATGGCGATGCCGACGGTACCGCCCTCGGACGTGCCCTCGGAGCTGCGCACGCTGCTCTGGCCGCAGGCGGACACGGTGAGGGCGAGGGAGGCGGCTCCGGCGAGGGAGGCGAGGGCGGTTCTTCGGTTGAACACGGTGATCGTTCCTTGTCCTTCTCATCGTTGAGGAATGGCGGCGGATCAGACGTCGAGGGGGAAGTGGTGGAGCGGGCCGGGCGCTCGGCAGGCAGGTCGAGAGCGAGTCGGTGCGCTGTTCGCGCTCCCGGGCGCTGTGCCAGGGTCAGACGTCGCAGACGAGTGCTGTACGGGTAGATCCCCGGGCGGACCGGACTTCGGACTGAGCGGTGCACCGGGGCGGATCAGTTCGGCGCCCTTGCCGATCCGAACGCAGCAGCCGAGGTCGTCGGGGTCTTGGTGCACGGGTTTCAAAGCGAGTGAGCAACTGGCGGACCCCGCTCGCACGGTTGAGGTCAGGCCGGCCCGGCACGTTGCTCGAGTCGGTGCTCAGACCCCTCGGCATCCCGCACATCGCCGATCATTGCGTTGCTACGGTCCGGC
This portion of the Streptomyces canus genome encodes:
- the chvE gene encoding multiple monosaccharide ABC transporter substrate-binding protein, which codes for MFNRRTALASLAGAASLALTVSACGQSSVRSSEGTSEGGTVGIAMPTRSSDRWLTDGRSIVKDLKGQGYKAKLVYGDDDPKAQVSQIENLIKQRVDVLIIAAIDAKSLNGVLQQAAAAHIPVISYDRLILGTKNVDYYVSFDNEMVGRMQANHIIKKLGLEDGKGPFNIELFAGSPDDNNTKYFFEGAMALLQPFLDSKQLVVPSGQTKLSQITTLRWDGPTAEKRMSGILATWYRSRKVDAVLSPYDGISRGVLSALKSDGYGSGSGLPVITGQDAEPASVKSIIAGQQSETVYKDVRELADAAAEMVDDLLKGRLPQVNNRRDYDNGVKDVPAYLLQPQSLDKTNYEVLIRDGYYTADELE